GCCCGCACCGAGACGGCCATCAACGAGGGGTCGGTCTCGCTGGCGAGCGCGGCCGTCACGCTCGCCGACGAGGAGGTCGGCGTCGACGACGCCGAGGCGCTTGTCGTCGGCGCGGGCGAGATGGGGCGGCTCGCCGCCCAGTCGCTCGCGACGCGAGTCGGCCACCTCTACGTCGCCAACCGCACCGTCGAACGGGCCGAACACCTCGCCGAGACGCTCGACGCCGACGCGACCGTCGTCGAACTGGGCGACCTCGACGAGACCGTCGAGCGCGCTGCGGTTGTCGTCACCGCCACCGGGAGCACCGACTACGTCTTCGAGAAGTCGACCGTCTCGGACACGGGCGAGACGTTCGTCGTCGACATCGCCCAGCCCCGCGACGTGCAGCCGACCGTCACCGAACTCCCCGACGTGACCGTCCGCGACCTCGACGCCCTGCAGACGGTCACCGACGAGAACCGCGCCCAGCGCGCGGAGGCGGCCACCGCCGTCGAGGAGATGATCGACGTGGAGTTCGAGCACTTGCTCGCCCAGTACAAGCGCAAGCGGGCCGACCGCGTCATCTCGGCGATGTACGAGAGCGCCGAGCGCGTCAAGGCCCAGGAGGTCGAGACCGCCCTCGACAAGGGCGACTTCGACGAGAGCCAGCGCGAGGTCATCGAGGCGATGGCCGACGCCGTCGTCAACCAGTTGCTCGCCGCGCCGACCAAGAGCCTGCGGGACGCCGCCGAGGAGGACGACTGGTCGACCATCAACACCGCGCTCCAGCTGTTCGACCCCGAGTTCGGCGGCGAGTCCGACAGTGAAACGGCCGACGGCGACGAGATCCCGAAACACCTCCGCGACCAGATGGCCGACGCCGTCTTCGACCAGCTGGGCGACGACTAGTAGTCAATTTTCGTCACGTCCGTGTCTCTGAGTACGAGGTCCGAGTTCAAACGACGGTATCGACCTCCCCCTCCTCGGCCGAACTTTCATGCGGGTACCGCCCCACCCTCTCCACATGGCAGACCTGCTATCCGACGAGGAGATCGAGGCGCAGCTACCCGACGAGTGGGAGCGCGACGGCGACGAGATCGTCCGGACATACGAGTTCGACGCCTACCTCGACGGCGTCGGCTTCGCCGCGGGCGCGGGCGGCGTCGCTCAGGACGCCTTCCACCACCCGGAGATGACCATCGGCTGGCGCGAGGTCGAGGTGCGGCTGACGACCCACGACGAGGGCGGTATCACGGACAAGGATGTCGAACTCGCCGAGCGGTTCGACGACCTGCGCTGAGATGGCCCGGGACGAGGGCGGGGCGACGGACTCGCCGGCCGCGGCCTACGTCTTCCGGGTGACGGTGCGGATCGACCCCGAGGTCGAGGGCGTCTGGACCGAACCGGACACCTTCGAGACGACGGTGGTCCGGGCGGCCGACTCGCCGGGAGATCCGGGGTGGCTGTACTTCCGGGACAATCTCTGGCGTGGCGAGTGCGGCGACGAGGCCCATATGCGCGCGGTCGCCGAAGACGCCCTCGGGATGCCGGTCGACGCGATCGACTTCCGGGAGCTGCGGACGACGCAGGCGTATCTGGACGACCTGCGGGCGGCGATGGCCGACGACCTGGTGGAGTTCAACGCCGAGACGGTCGACGCGGCGCTCTCGAAGTACCTCGGGAGTTCGATCCACGTCACCGACGACATCTGACCCGAGCACCGGCGGCTCGGCCTCAGACGAGTCCGAGCGCGCGACCGGCGAGCGCGGCCAACGTCCCGACGGCGTTGAGCGACGCGAGCGCGCCGGGGAGGGCGACGGCGACCGACGCCTGCCGGCGGGTGAGGTCGCGGCCGTACTTCGCCGCCAGAACCCACAGATACACCATCCAGAGGGTGAAGAACGGACGGACGGCGGTGGCGGCCAAACGGGTCGGGTGGC
The window above is part of the Halosimplex rubrum genome. Proteins encoded here:
- a CDS encoding 4a-hydroxytetrahydrobiopterin dehydratase, which translates into the protein MADLLSDEEIEAQLPDEWERDGDEIVRTYEFDAYLDGVGFAAGAGGVAQDAFHHPEMTIGWREVEVRLTTHDEGGITDKDVELAERFDDLR
- the hemA gene encoding glutamyl-tRNA reductase — encoded protein: MTVGTGVISGASVDIDRATVDELEAATVESQRAGVERLLSVPAVEEAYVLQTCNRVEAYVVTGDGHDGRAALAAFFEGVPGDVLVELGHEESLRHLMRVAAGLESLVVGEDQILGQVGDAYEDARAAGGVGRLLEEGVTKAIHVGERARTETAINEGSVSLASAAVTLADEEVGVDDAEALVVGAGEMGRLAAQSLATRVGHLYVANRTVERAEHLAETLDADATVVELGDLDETVERAAVVVTATGSTDYVFEKSTVSDTGETFVVDIAQPRDVQPTVTELPDVTVRDLDALQTVTDENRAQRAEAATAVEEMIDVEFEHLLAQYKRKRADRVISAMYESAERVKAQEVETALDKGDFDESQREVIEAMADAVVNQLLAAPTKSLRDAAEEDDWSTINTALQLFDPEFGGESDSETADGDEIPKHLRDQMADAVFDQLGDD
- the lwrS gene encoding LWR-salt protein, whose amino-acid sequence is MARDEGGATDSPAAAYVFRVTVRIDPEVEGVWTEPDTFETTVVRAADSPGDPGWLYFRDNLWRGECGDEAHMRAVAEDALGMPVDAIDFRELRTTQAYLDDLRAAMADDLVEFNAETVDAALSKYLGSSIHVTDDI